CAGAGAAGGCCCTCGATTGTTCAGAAGTATTTCCACGGACAACATGTTCGATACGCAGCCTAAAATGTTAACTGTTTAGGGCTCGGAGTAATAAAACCTCCCCGGCCGTGTTACAAGAATAAAAAAAGTAACACGTTGGCACTCATATCAGCCTCTGTGATGCGTAACTCCTTTTATATCTAAAAATGTGATACTACATCATTTTTTTCATACTACGTATTGACCTCCAATACATAGCCATGTAACGGGAAAGAAAAGGAAATATTCACCGAGCATCCTTGCTGATTGTGGACACCACGGGTCAACAACACGAATTCGACGAACATCCTGCCCGATTGTGGACATGACAGGCCGACAACAATTGTCGCCTGTCTTTTATTCATACACTGATGGAGGTGTGTTATGAAGGTTTCTGTAGGTTTAGGCAAACCCGGGGCCGAAGAGCGGTTGGAAAAAAGTGGGGTCTCACGCCGAGATTTCATGAAGTTCTGTACCACAATCGCAGCGGTCATGGGTATGGAGGCGTCATTCGCCAACAAAATCGCCCTGGCGCTGACTTCCCCCAAGCGTCCTTCCGTGGTCTGGCTGCATAACGCGGAATGCACAGGCTGCTCCGAATCCATTCTCCGCGCTGTACGTCCCTTTATCGACGACCTGATTCTGGACACAATCAGCCTCGACTACCATGAAACCATCATGGCCGCCGCTGGACACAAGGCTGAAGAAGCCCTGCACGCGGCCGTAAGCTCCCCCAACGGCTTTCTCTGTGTTGTTGAAGGAGCCATCCCGACCAAGGACAACGGCATCTACGGCATGGTCGGCGGCCGCACCATGCTTGAAATCAACTCCGAAATCCTGCCCAAGGCAATCGCCGTTATTTCCTACGGAACCTGCGCCACCTACGGCGGCGTTCAGGCTGCGAGCCCCAACCCAACCGAGGCCAAGGGCATCAACGACGCACTCAAGCATCTGGGTGTCAACGCAGTCAACATCCCCGGCTGTCCCCCCAACCCCTACAACCTCGTTGGAACCATCGTTCATCTCCTGACCCACAGTCTGGCCATCCCGGAAATGGATTCCATAAACCGGCCGATCATGTTTTTCGGTGAAACCGTGCATGAACAGTGCGAGCGCCTGCCCCATTACGAAGCCGGCGAGTTCGCCCCCTCCTTTGATTCGGAAGAGGCCCGCAAGGGCTGGTGCCTGTACCAGCTCGGCTGCAAAGGCCCCATGACCTACAACAACTGCCCCAAGGTCAAGTTCAACCAGACGAACTGGCCGGTTCAGGCCGGTCATCCCTGTATCGGCTGCAGTGAACCCGATTTCTGGGACGCCGCTTCCCCCTTCTACGAAGAAGCATAAGAAGGCTGTTGCTCAAGGCTCAACATTTACTGAAATCAGAGGAGAGTACATATGTCCGGTTGCAAACCCAACCAAGCTCCGGGTGTTATAGCCACCCCAATGGATACAACCTTCAAGGGACCCATCATCGTGGATCCGGTGACCCGCATCGAAGGCCACCTCAAAATCGAAGTCGAAGTGGATCAGGGCAAGGTCACCAATGTCTGGTCAAGCTCCCAGCTTTTCCGCGGACTGGAGCTGATCCTCAAAGGCCGTGACCCCCGCGATGCGCAGCATTTCACCC
This region of Desulfomicrobium macestii genomic DNA includes:
- a CDS encoding hydrogenase small subunit, which codes for MKVSVGLGKPGAEERLEKSGVSRRDFMKFCTTIAAVMGMEASFANKIALALTSPKRPSVVWLHNAECTGCSESILRAVRPFIDDLILDTISLDYHETIMAAAGHKAEEALHAAVSSPNGFLCVVEGAIPTKDNGIYGMVGGRTMLEINSEILPKAIAVISYGTCATYGGVQAASPNPTEAKGINDALKHLGVNAVNIPGCPPNPYNLVGTIVHLLTHSLAIPEMDSINRPIMFFGETVHEQCERLPHYEAGEFAPSFDSEEARKGWCLYQLGCKGPMTYNNCPKVKFNQTNWPVQAGHPCIGCSEPDFWDAASPFYEEA